The uncultured Mailhella sp. genome segment GCGGGAAATCTCCATGGCCTGCGGTCCGTAGAACATGACGGACTCATCCCTGCCGCCGTGAAAATCGCGCCACGCGGGCGCAATGCTGAGCCAGACAGCACTCTGAGCAAGCGCAGAGCAGGCTTCTTCCACGCCTTCGCCTTCAAAAACAAACGTGACGACCACATCCGCCTTCCACTGGGAAGGACCGCCGGTCTGAAAACGAATATCCATAAGTCACCTCAAACATCACTGTCGTTTCTTTTACGGGCGCGCCGCAACGCGGCTGCCACTGCACGCGCGGCCCGGGCCGCCTTTTCACCGAGGCATCGCACCCCGCCGACGGAAGCCGACGCACGCTGCATCCGAACTTCCGAAACATCACGAAACATCGTCAAAACGCCCCGCGCTCCGGGCCTGCGAGGCAAAACATGCCTTCCGCAGGGGCCGCCGCCGGGGCGCGAAACATCATCTGCGTTTTGCGCCCGTCTCCAGTCCCACGGCGCGGCGCAGCGCCGACACCTCGGCCTCAGAGAGCGGACGCACTCTTCCCGGAGCCAGACTTCCCAGCTGCAGCGGCCCTTCCTGCACTCTTTTCAGGCGCAGCACGGTAAAATCCACATCGCGGCACATGCGGCGAATCTGCCGGTTCAGGCCCTGATGCAGCACCATTTCCAAAAGCACGCCCCGCAGCGACGAAGGCAGCACCCGCACCTCCACGGGCGCGAGCCTGTCGCCTTCGGCAAGCGTCATGCCGCGGCGCATGAGAGAAAGCGCCGCCGACACCGAAGCCTCGCCCCGTTCCGGACGCACAAGCACATGGTACACCTTGGAAAGATGCCAGCGCGGATGGGTCAGACGGTGCGCCAGTTCTCCGTCGTCGGTAAGCAGAAGCAGCCCTTCCGAAAAAAAGTCGAGACGCCCCACGGGAAACAGCCGCCGACGCCGCCACGGCTCGGGCACGAGATCGAGCACGGTTTCGCGTCCTTCCGGATCGCTCGCCGTGGACACGATGCGCACGGGCTTGTTGAGCATGAGCCAGCAGGGCTGCCGACTCTCCTCCTTCAGCCTCACGGGACGCCCGTCCACCGACACCTCGTCGCCGGGCTGCACCCGCACGCCGGGGCTTTCCGCCACAATGCCGTTCACGCGAACTCTTCCGGCAAACACAAGCTCGTCGGCACTGCGGCGCGAGCACACTCCCGCATCCGCGAGCGCCTTGTTCAGTCTGATGCCTTCCGCCACTCTCTCCTCCTGCGGGGCTCCGCCCCGAAAAAAGTCGTCTTTCTCCACTGGCACATCGGGATAATGTGGGCTATCATACCATCCGTCAAGACCATTCGCCGCAGCGGATACCTTTTTCCTTTTAATAAAGAAACAAGGCCAGAACCGAACTCATGCATCTGCCCCCAGCCCTTACTTCCGCGCTGTTCTCCCATCTGTACACCGCCATCTGCGCCACCCTCCGCATTCGTGAGGAAAACCGCGCGGAAGTGGACGCCGTTCACGCCAGAGGAGAACGACTCATCTTCTGCCTCTGGCACGACGAGCTGTTTTCCCTCATTCCCATGGCGCGCCAGCTTCGCGTGGTGTCCATCGTCAGCCCCAGCAGCGACGGCGACATGCTTGCCCGCATTCTTGCCTCCAACAACGTGGGCGCCGTGCGCGGCTCCAGCACCCGCGGCGGCGTGCGCGCGCTGCTCAGCCTCGCCCGCATGATGAAGCACGAACAGGTTCACGCCTGCATTACCGTGGACGGCCCTGCCGGTCCGCGCCACAAGAGCAAGGAAGGCCCGCTTTTTCTGGCCAACCGCACCAATGCGCGCATCATGCCGGTGCGCATTTACGTCAAACACGCCCTGCGCTGCCCCACCTGGGACAAATTTCAGATTCCGCTGCCCTTTTCCCGCGTGATCATACGTTTCGGCCGCGCATGGGGAGAAGGCACAAAGGAAGTGCCGGACCTCGAACACACCACGCTGGCGCGCGCCAGAGAACGTCTGGACAAGGAGCTGCAACAGCTGGCCGTGGGGCTCATTCCGGGAGTCACGGCATGACGGGCGGCGAGCGTCTGCGTTTTCACCTGCTCTGCGGAGCGGGACATGTGCTGCGTCTTTTCGGCTTTCCCGGCACGGCCGTGCTCGGCAATCTCACGGGCCGCCTCATCTGGCGCTTTCTGCCTTCGCGCCGCAATCTTGCCGTAAACAACATCATGAAGCATCTCGGCATGTCCCGGGAGAAGGCGGAAGAAACGGCCAAAGCCAGCTTCTGCCACACCGGCCGCGCCTTTCTGGAAATTCTTCTCACCGGCAAGTTCGGCATGAATTCGCCGAGACTGCGCATAGCCTCGCCCGAGCTCATGCAGAAACTGCGCGAATGCGACCGCCCCATTGTGGCGGCCACTGCGCATTTCGGCTCCTGGGAACTGCTCGCCTCCATGCTCGGACAGCTCTATGCGCCGCCGAGACCGCGCATGGTGGTGGTGCGCCGATATCACGACGAAGCCGTGCAGGCCTTCATCGCCTCCTGCCGCGAGGCCACCGGGGCCGACATGATAGGTCACCGCAACGCGGCCATGAGCGTCATCCGCGCGCTGCACAAGAAGGGCATCGTTGCCTTTCTCGTGGATCACAACACCTCGTCTTCAGAAGCGGAATTTCTGCCCTTTCTCAACGAAACCGCGGCGGTGAACATGGGCCCTGCGCTGCTGGCCGTGCGGGCCAAGGCGCTGGTATGGCCCGTGGTGCTCGTGAGGGAAAAGGATCATTACGTCTTTCATCTCAAGGAGCCGCTCGACACCGCCACACTGGAAGGCAGCCGCGACGAACAGGTGAAGGCCGCCGCACTGTTCTACACTCAGGCCATCGAAAGCTTCATACGCGAACGACCGGAGCAGTGGTTCTGGATGCACGACCGCTGGAAGACCAAGGAAAAACCATCCGCCGCTTCTCACGACTCCGCGGCCGGACAGGGATAATCGAACGGCGTTCCGAAAACGGAACGCCGTTTTTCATGCCCTGCGCCGCCGGAAACAAACAGCGCCCTCGTTCTCGCCCTGCTCACATCAAAAACCGACCCCCCTCGACGCTGCCTGCTTTGCTGCAAAACTCAATCACGCTCCGCCCGCATTCTGCTGCGCAGAAAAAGCTCAAGCACCATGCCTGTCCTGCGGGCAGCCTTTCGCGCCCGCAAGTCGTTCCGGTTGTCGCGGCCCGGGGCCTCACCAGCCGCCGCCGAGCGCCACGCAGACCTGCGCCACGGCGGAAAGCTGCGCCGCGCGGCCTGCGGCAAGCTGCATCTGCGACGCGTACAGCGTGCGTTCCGCTTCCAGCACGTCGAGGTAGGGAGAATACCCGGACTCGTAGCGCACTCTGGCCAGCTCTGCGGCCTTTTCCATGCGCGCGGCGGCGTCGGCAAGGCTTTTCACGCTGTCCGCCGAGCCCTTCTGCGCGGCAAGCGCGGAACGAATGTCGCTGAACGCCTGCTGCACGGAAAGCTCGTAGGCCGCGGCCGCGGCCCGAACGGCGGCCTCCGCCTGACGCACGCCGCTCACGGTGCGGCCGAACGTGAATATCGGCAGCGACACGCCGCCGCCGAAATTCCATGTGCCCGCCGTGCCGGAAAACAGCCTGTCCAGCTCCGTGCTCGACGTGCCAAGACTGCCCGTCAGGCTGATGGACGGAAAAAACGCGGCCCGCGCCTCGCCCACCTGAAAATGCGCGGCGCGAAGCGAGGCTTCGGCGGAACGGATGTCCGGCCTGCGGGTCAGAAGTTCCGAAGGCAGCCCCACGGGAAGCTGTGGCGCGGCGGGAAGCGCAGCGAGCGGCGTTCCCCTCTTCGCCCTGCCGGAAAAAATTTCCTCCGGCGTTGCGCCGGTGAGCAGCAGAAGCGCGCCCTCGGCCTGTTCCAGACGGGTTTTCGCCTGCGCCAGACTGTCCTTCAAAGAATCCACCTGCGTACGCACGTTGAGGATGTCGAGCTCGCTGATGGCTCCTGCGGCGTACTGCTTTTCGTAAAGCGCGGCGGAACTCTCCCGAACCTTCAGCGTGCGCTCGGTCAGATCCCGCTGCTCGCGGTAGTTCAGCATGTCGAAATAGGCCGAACACACCTGCCCCGCCAGCGAAAGTTCCATGGCCTGCGCCGCGTCTTCCGCCGAGAGCAGATTCTCCCGCGCCGCGTCCGCCGCGTTGCGGTACCGGCCCCAGATGTCGAGCTCCCACGCGGCCTGCACCGCGCCGCTCCACAGAGAATCCACGCGCGAGGGCGCAGAAACGCTCCTTGCGCCCTGCCCGTCCAGAGCGTCTACGCGGTTCTCCAAGGCGCCGAGCTCGCGCACAAGACCGTAGGAAGCCGACGTGTCCAGACTCGCCCTGGCCCGCTCTCCGCTCCCCTGCGCCGAAATCTGCGGAAAAAGCCCGGCCCGGGCCAGTCCGAGCGCGGCACGGGCGCTGTCCACCCGGGCCAGACTCTGTTCCAGATTCCTGTTCTGCGCGAGCGCCCGCGACACAAGATCATTCAGCGCCTCGTCGTTGAAGCGCCGCCACCACTCCCGGGAAAGCTCGCCCGGCCGGGGTTTCGACTCGTCCCGCTCCCAGGAGGACGGCAGATCCTGCTCCGGCCGATGATAGTCCGGCGCAAAGGAACATCCTGAAAAGAACAACGCCGCCATCAGCAGCGAAAGCATGATCCGCATGACGTTTCCTCCCTGGCGGGCGGGGTTCGCCCGTGAATCGTTCCTCAACATGGGGGACGCAACCTGCGCCGCCATCCCCGCTCTTAGACCGAATCGGCCGCCGAAGCCGACGTTTTCGGCGCGCCTCACCGGGCCTCCGATTTGAACATGCCGGAAATCTTTTCCGAAATGCGCATGACCAGCACGAAGAAATAGGGCACGAGCAGCGGAGCCAGCACCGTGGCCGCCAGCATGCCGCACACCACGCTCACGCCGATGGACACGCGGCTTGCCGCGCCCGCGCCGGAACTGAAAGCCAGAGGCAGACAGCCCAGGATGAAGGCGATGGACGTCATGATGATGGGCCGGAACCGGAGCCTTGCGGCCTCCACGGCGGCCTCTTCCAGGTCGCGCCCCTGATCGTGCAGCTCCACCGCGAACTCGATAATGAGAATGGCGTTCTTGCAGGCCAGGCCGAGCAGCGTGATGATGGCCACCTGCGTGTAGATGTCGTTGCTGAGTCCCACGAGCCAGTTGCCAAGAATGGCGCCGAAGACCGCAAAGGGCACGGCCGAAATCACGGCGAGCGGCAGCGTCCAGCGTTCATACTGCGCGGCAAGAATGAGAAAGATCATGAGCAGGCTCAGGCCGAGCACGCCGAAATCCGTGCCGCCGGTTTCCACTTCCTGATACGTCACGCCCGACCAGGCGTAGGAATAGCCCTGCGGGAGCGAGGCCGCCGCCTTTTCCAGCGCCGCGATGGCCTGCCCGGAGCTTGCGCCCGCCGCGGGATTGCCCGTGATCTTGGCGGACAGAAGTCCGTTGAAGTGCGAAACCGTGGACGGCCCGCTGCTGGTCTGCACCGTCACAAGCGAGGTGAGCGGAATCTGACTGCCGTCCGACGCGGTCACGTAGAGCGAACGCATGCTGTCCGGCAGGCTGCGGTACGGGGCGTCGGCCTGCATCATGACCTTGAAGGTGCGGCCCGACAGGTTGAAGTCGTTGATGTAGGTGGAGCCGAGGGTTGCGCCGAGCATGTTGTACACCTGCCCGCAGTCCGCGCCGGACATGACGGCCTTTTCCCTGTCCAGATGCACGAAAAGACGCGGCGAATCCACGCTGAAGGCGCTGTTCACGCCCGCAAGTTCCGGCATCTTCGAGGCTTCCGCGGCAAAGCGGTCGGCCACGGCGGCAAGCTGCGCCGGCGTGCCCGAGGTGGTTTGAATTTCCATGTCGAAACCGCCGGTATTGCTCATGCCCATGATGGGAGGCGGATTGAAGGGCAGCACCAGGCCGCGGCTCTCGCGCAGACCGAGCGCGTAGATTTCGCGCAGCGTGTCGGCCACGCCGAGGCCCGGCTTTTCTCGCTCGTCCCAGGGCTTCAGCTGAATGAACAGCGTGCCTGCGCTCGCATCCAGCGTGCTGTTCACCAGATCGTAGCCGGACAGACTCAAAACGTGCGCCACGGCAGGCAGCTTCCGCACGGCCTCGCTCACGCTGGTAACGAGCTCGCGCGTTTTGGGCAGCGCCGACCCTTCGGGCAGGGAAATGGTACACATGAGCGAGCCCTGATCCTCTTCCGGCACCAGCGTGGTGGGCACCCGCGTGAACAGCCACGCCGTGCCGAGGCAGAGCGCCACAAGAATGCCGCAGGAAATCAGCCCGTGCCGCAGAAAGAACAGCACAAGATGCGAGAATCCCTCGGTGACGGCGTCAAAGAAGCGGTTGAACCAGCGAAACGGAGCCCACGGCTCCCGACGTTCCTTTTTCAGAAGCTGGAGGCACAGCGCGGGCGTGAGCGTGAGGGCCACCACGCCGGAAATCACCACGGCAATGGCGATGGTCACGGCAAACTGCCGGTACATGACGCCCGCCAGACCGC includes the following:
- a CDS encoding pseudouridine synthase, which produces MAEGIRLNKALADAGVCSRRSADELVFAGRVRVNGIVAESPGVRVQPGDEVSVDGRPVRLKEESRQPCWLMLNKPVRIVSTASDPEGRETVLDLVPEPWRRRRLFPVGRLDFFSEGLLLLTDDGELAHRLTHPRWHLSKVYHVLVRPERGEASVSAALSLMRRGMTLAEGDRLAPVEVRVLPSSLRGVLLEMVLHQGLNRQIRRMCRDVDFTVLRLKRVQEGPLQLGSLAPGRVRPLSEAEVSALRRAVGLETGAKRR
- a CDS encoding lysophospholipid acyltransferase family protein, whose translation is MHLPPALTSALFSHLYTAICATLRIREENRAEVDAVHARGERLIFCLWHDELFSLIPMARQLRVVSIVSPSSDGDMLARILASNNVGAVRGSSTRGGVRALLSLARMMKHEQVHACITVDGPAGPRHKSKEGPLFLANRTNARIMPVRIYVKHALRCPTWDKFQIPLPFSRVIIRFGRAWGEGTKEVPDLEHTTLARARERLDKELQQLAVGLIPGVTA
- a CDS encoding lysophospholipid acyltransferase family protein, which produces MTGGERLRFHLLCGAGHVLRLFGFPGTAVLGNLTGRLIWRFLPSRRNLAVNNIMKHLGMSREKAEETAKASFCHTGRAFLEILLTGKFGMNSPRLRIASPELMQKLRECDRPIVAATAHFGSWELLASMLGQLYAPPRPRMVVVRRYHDEAVQAFIASCREATGADMIGHRNAAMSVIRALHKKGIVAFLVDHNTSSSEAEFLPFLNETAAVNMGPALLAVRAKALVWPVVLVREKDHYVFHLKEPLDTATLEGSRDEQVKAAALFYTQAIESFIRERPEQWFWMHDRWKTKEKPSAASHDSAAGQG
- a CDS encoding efflux transporter outer membrane subunit — protein: MRIMLSLLMAALFFSGCSFAPDYHRPEQDLPSSWERDESKPRPGELSREWWRRFNDEALNDLVSRALAQNRNLEQSLARVDSARAALGLARAGLFPQISAQGSGERARASLDTSASYGLVRELGALENRVDALDGQGARSVSAPSRVDSLWSGAVQAAWELDIWGRYRNAADAARENLLSAEDAAQAMELSLAGQVCSAYFDMLNYREQRDLTERTLKVRESSAALYEKQYAAGAISELDILNVRTQVDSLKDSLAQAKTRLEQAEGALLLLTGATPEEIFSGRAKRGTPLAALPAAPQLPVGLPSELLTRRPDIRSAEASLRAAHFQVGEARAAFFPSISLTGSLGTSSTELDRLFSGTAGTWNFGGGVSLPIFTFGRTVSGVRQAEAAVRAAAAAYELSVQQAFSDIRSALAAQKGSADSVKSLADAAARMEKAAELARVRYESGYSPYLDVLEAERTLYASQMQLAAGRAAQLSAVAQVCVALGGGW
- a CDS encoding multidrug efflux RND transporter permease subunit — encoded protein: MSDDSQNKSKVSASSPVSGAAPVSSRAGFFLRRPVLSMVLSVFIVLAGLLSIRALPVAQYPDLIPPTITVNAQYPGASPEVIAQTVATPIEEQINGVSDMIYMSSVSSSSGSMQISVTFAVGTDPDVAQVNVNNRVQAATPMLPEIVRQYGVTVDTFSPAILEIVALYSKGGMYDATYLSNYALVNLLDGLKRVPGVGQAQIIGSRDHAMRIWLDPPRMAELGVSTSDISQAVSDQNAQYSLGSVGSQPGSDALTMTWQIQGEGRLVTAEQFGDIILRASPEGGVLRLRDVGRVELGAESYNFACAIDGATAIPLAIFLAPGSNALNTAERVAAYMEEQSRYFPEGLGYVVPYDTTIFVRLSVEEVVRTLLEAMLLVFAVVYLFLQDWRATLIPCLAVPIALVGTFAGVYLLDFSINTLTLFALVLAIGMVVDDAIVVLENVERVLRTEGLDVAGATAVAMNEVTSAVVAIVFVLCSVFIPVGFLGGLAGVMYRQFAVTIAIAVVISGVVALTLTPALCLQLLKKERREPWAPFRWFNRFFDAVTEGFSHLVLFFLRHGLISCGILVALCLGTAWLFTRVPTTLVPEEDQGSLMCTISLPEGSALPKTRELVTSVSEAVRKLPAVAHVLSLSGYDLVNSTLDASAGTLFIQLKPWDEREKPGLGVADTLREIYALGLRESRGLVLPFNPPPIMGMSNTGGFDMEIQTTSGTPAQLAAVADRFAAEASKMPELAGVNSAFSVDSPRLFVHLDREKAVMSGADCGQVYNMLGATLGSTYINDFNLSGRTFKVMMQADAPYRSLPDSMRSLYVTASDGSQIPLTSLVTVQTSSGPSTVSHFNGLLSAKITGNPAAGASSGQAIAALEKAAASLPQGYSYAWSGVTYQEVETGGTDFGVLGLSLLMIFLILAAQYERWTLPLAVISAVPFAVFGAILGNWLVGLSNDIYTQVAIITLLGLACKNAILIIEFAVELHDQGRDLEEAAVEAARLRFRPIIMTSIAFILGCLPLAFSSGAGAASRVSIGVSVVCGMLAATVLAPLLVPYFFVLVMRISEKISGMFKSEAR